A genomic stretch from Telopea speciosissima isolate NSW1024214 ecotype Mountain lineage chromosome 7, Tspe_v1, whole genome shotgun sequence includes:
- the LOC122669779 gene encoding protein trichome berefringence-like 7, producing the protein MRIDVVIIIFLVRMIEMVNSFNRSTSGHFSRRSVSFGSPRFVSRKSWASPSFHVFILIIFSLFFIIVMGCGYHYVFPSLRKAIHGTGHGGVVSNSKSTGSTGTCDYFDGSWEQDYSYPLYNSSECPFAERGFNCLANGRKDRDYLKWRWKPKNCFIPRFDVHKVLEMLRGKRVVFVGDSMSRTQWESLICLLMTGVKDKKSVYEVNGSKITKQIRFLGVRFGSFNFTIEFFRSVFLVQRGWVPRNGPKRVRSTLKLDKLDDINQDWINSDVLIFNTGQWWNHGKLFDTGCYFQVGGSLKLGMPITTAFRIALQTWASWVETRINTNRTRVFFRTFEPSHWSEQPHRQCNVTRHPMLETKRRDQNPFSHIVSEVVKNMTVPATILHVTTMGAFRSDAHVGPWSDNPLMSDCSHWCLPGVPDVWNEIVFTFLLSDSFLPLQ; encoded by the exons ATGAGGATTgatgttgttattattatttttttggtaaggatgATTGAGATGGTGAATAGCTTTAATCGGAGTACCTCCGGTCATTTCAGTCGGAGGAGCGTGAGCTTTGGCAGTCCAAGATTCGTGAGTAGAAAGAGCTGGGCCTCGCCATCATTCCATGTATTCATCTTGATAATCTTTTCGTTATTCTTTATAATAGTAATGGGCTGTGGGTATCATTACGTGTTTCCCAGTCTCAGGAAGGCCATCCACGGGACTGGGCATGGGGGTGTTGTTTCCAATTCCAAATCCACCGGTTCGACAGGTACCTGTGATTATTTCGATGGCAGCTGGGAACAGGATTACAGTTATCCTCTGTACAATAGCTCGGAATGTCCTTTCGCAGAACGAGGATTCAACTGTTTGGCTAATGGGCGCAAAGATAGAGATTATCTTAAATGGAGGTGGAAGCCCAAGAATTGCTTTATCCCAAGGTTTGATGTGCACAAAGTGTTAGAAATGCTTCGTGGCAAACGTGTTGTCTTTGTTGGTGATTCCATGAGTAGAACGCAGTGGGAGTCTCTGATATGCTTGCTGATGACTGGGGTAAAGGATAAGAAGAGTGTTTATGAAGTCAATGGGAGCAAGATCACCAAGCAGATTAGGTTTCTGGGTGTACGTTTCGGTTCGTTCAACTTCACAATCGAGTTCTTTCGCTCAGTTTTCCTGGTTCAACGAGGCTGGGTACCCAGAAATGGGCCAAAGAGGGTTAGGTCGACACTCAAGCTGGACAAGTTGGATGATATTAATCAGGATTGGATTAATTCAGATGTTCTTATTTTCAATACAGGGCAATGGTGGAATCATGGAAAGCTTTTCGACAC GGGCTGCTATTTCCAGGTTGGTGGATCACTGAAGCTCGGAATGCCAATTACTACTGCTTTCAGAATTGCATTACAAACTTGGGCATCATGGGTTGAGACCAGAATCAACACAAATAGAACACGCGTTTTCTTTCGAACATTTGAACCTTCTCATTGGAG TGAACAGCCCCATAGGCAGTGTAACGTTACGCGCCATCCAATGCTGGAAACCAAAAGAAGGGaccaaaatccattttcacACATTGTATCAGAAGTTGTGAAGAATATGACAGTTCCTGCGACGATTCTGCATGTAACTACCATGGGGGCTTTCCGGAGTGATGCACATGTTGGCCCATGGAGTGATAATCCATTGATGTCTGACTGTAGCCACTGGTGTCTTCCTGGAGTCCCTGATGTGTGGAATGAGATTGTCTTCACATTTCTGCTTTCTGACagttttcttccattacaaTGA
- the LOC122667271 gene encoding stearoyl-[acyl-carrier-protein] 9-desaturase 6, chloroplastic-like, which translates to MGFSLGNTRNLTHHYYSNVNSKKPKSPAAVTGVRRQPVSAIAASPQPRSSVTGPSRSHSMPQEKLEIFKSLNGWAEDNILPLLKPVEQCWQPHDFLPDSSLSMDVFEEQLRELRDRASGLPDEYLVVLVGDMITEEALPTYQSFVNRLDGVNDTTGCSPDPWATWNRGWTAEENRHGDLLRTYLYLSGRVNMPMIERTIQYLIAGGMDTGTENNPYLGYVYTSFQERATFVSHGNTARLAKKHGDPVLARICGSIAADEKRHENAYIKMVEKLLEVDPNDAMLGIADMMRKKISMPAYLMYDGQDPNLFDNFAAVAQRIGVYTTADYADILDFLVGRWNLEKLEGLNSVAQEAQEFVCGLAPRFRKLHERAEGRARKVKPQSIRFSWIFDKEVTF; encoded by the exons ATGGGGTTCTCCCTGGGAAACACCAGGAATCTGACACATCATTATTACAGTAATGTCAattccaaaaaacccaaaagtccAGCAGCGGTCACCGGTGTCCGGAGACAACCGGTATCGGCCATAGCAGCATCACCCCAACCTCGATCTTCGGTGACAGGCCCTTCGAGGTCACACTCGATGCCTCAAGAGAAGCTAGAGATCTTCAAGTCTCTAAATGGGTGGGCTGAGGATAATATCCTCCCACTACTAAAACCAGTGGAGCAATGCTGGCAGCCACACGATTTCTTGCCCGATTCATCCTTGTCGATGGATGTGTTCGAAGAACAACTACGGGAACTACGCGATCGAGCGTCGGGATTACCGGACGAGTACTTGGTGGTGTTGGTGGGTGACATGATCACCGAAGAAGCACTACCCACGTACCAGTCCTTCGTTAACCGACTTGACGGGGTTAATGATACCACCGGATGCAGCCCGGATCCTTGGGCCACCTGGAACCGTGGTTGGACCGCTGAAGAGAACCGGCACGGTGATCTTCTCAGAACCTACCTTTACCTCTCTGGACGCGTCAATATGCCTATGATCGAGCGCACCATTCAGTACCTGATCGCCGGTGGCATG GACACAGGAACAGAAAACAATCCCTATTTGGGGTATGTGTACACATCCTTCCAAGAGCGGGCCACGTTTGTGTCTCATGGCAACACGGCCCGTCTGGCAAAGAAGCATGGAGACCCCGTGTTGGCACGAATCTGCGGTAGCATCGCAGCTGATGAGAAGCGGCACGAGAATGCATACATCAAGATGGTGGAGAAGCTACTCGAGGTGGACCCCAATGATGCCATGTTGGGGATCGCCGACATGATGCGTAAGAAGATCTCAATGCCTGCCTACCTCATGTACGATGGCCAAGATCCAAATCTATTTGATAACTTTGCTGCCGTCGCACAGAGGATCGGTGTCTACACAACCGCTGACTATGCAGACATATTGGATTTCCTGGTTGGACGATGGAACCTAGAGAAGCTAGAGGGTCTCAATAGTGTTGCACAAGAAGCTCAGGAATTCGTGTGTGGGTTGGCACCCAGGTTCCGAAAGCTGCACGAACGAGCGGAAGGGCGAGCCCGTAAGGTGAAACCCCAGAGCATTCGTTTCAGTTGGATCTTCGACAAGGAGGTTACTTTCTAA
- the LOC122669655 gene encoding uncharacterized protein PAM68-like isoform X2 translates to METLFWLGIPPLHLKRASPFCTERSPTLLFTQRTLKLQAEAKRFGGDSVTVFENKRSQRDNNDEDDDDNDTIPEVIFERMMVRILFFVGSPMGIGLAMLQVFDELNEQQVWDVPLWLPFLMASLAFGTFGVGLAYGTLSTSWDPEKKGSLLGWEEAQQKWPELWKEEREKDREQQNSPVRAP, encoded by the exons ATGGAAACTCTGTTTTGGTTAGGAATTCCACCTCTCCATCTTAAGAGAGCTTCCCCTTTTTGTACAGAAAGAAGCCCAACTCTCCTCTTC ACTCAAAGAACATTGAAACTACAAGCAGAAGCCAAACGTTTTGGTGGAGACTCAGTTACTGTGTTTGAGAACAAGAGAAGCCAAAGAGATAataatgatgaagatgatgatgataacgATACGATTCCAGAGGTTATATTCGAGAGAATGATGGTTCGAATCTTGTTCTTCGTGGGCTCTCCCATGGGAATTGGTCTAGCAATGTTACAGGTATTTGATGAACTCAACGAACAACAAGTGTGGGATGTTCCACTTTGGCTTCCTTTCTTGATGGCATCACTTGCCTTCGGAACTTTTGGGGTTGGACTTGCTTATGGCACTCTATCTACAAGTTGGGATCCAGAGAAAAAGGGTTCACTTCTTGGGTGGGAAGAAGCTCAACAGAAATGGCCTGAGCTATGgaaggaagaaagggaaaaagacagGGAACAACAAAACTCACCAGTCCGAGCTCCTTGA
- the LOC122669655 gene encoding uncharacterized protein PAM68-like isoform X1, translated as METLFWLGIPPLHLKRASPFCTERSPTLLFTTIKHIPLINTQRTLKLQAEAKRFGGDSVTVFENKRSQRDNNDEDDDDNDTIPEVIFERMMVRILFFVGSPMGIGLAMLQVFDELNEQQVWDVPLWLPFLMASLAFGTFGVGLAYGTLSTSWDPEKKGSLLGWEEAQQKWPELWKEEREKDREQQNSPVRAP; from the coding sequence ATGGAAACTCTGTTTTGGTTAGGAATTCCACCTCTCCATCTTAAGAGAGCTTCCCCTTTTTGTACAGAAAGAAGCCCAACTCTCCTCTTCACCACCATCAAACACATTCCTTTGATCAATACTCAAAGAACATTGAAACTACAAGCAGAAGCCAAACGTTTTGGTGGAGACTCAGTTACTGTGTTTGAGAACAAGAGAAGCCAAAGAGATAataatgatgaagatgatgatgataacgATACGATTCCAGAGGTTATATTCGAGAGAATGATGGTTCGAATCTTGTTCTTCGTGGGCTCTCCCATGGGAATTGGTCTAGCAATGTTACAGGTATTTGATGAACTCAACGAACAACAAGTGTGGGATGTTCCACTTTGGCTTCCTTTCTTGATGGCATCACTTGCCTTCGGAACTTTTGGGGTTGGACTTGCTTATGGCACTCTATCTACAAGTTGGGATCCAGAGAAAAAGGGTTCACTTCTTGGGTGGGAAGAAGCTCAACAGAAATGGCCTGAGCTATGgaaggaagaaagggaaaaagacagGGAACAACAAAACTCACCAGTCCGAGCTCCTTGA
- the LOC122667160 gene encoding chromatin assembly factor 1 subunit FAS2 isoform X1 yields MKGGTVQINWHGTKPVLTLDFHPQSGILATGGADFDIKLWLVNSGEAQKEVPTASYQSSLSYHGSSVNILRFAPSGEYLASGADGGELIIWKLHTTEVGQTWKVLKTLLFHRKDVLDLQWSTDGAYLVSGSVDNSCIIWDANKGSVHQILDGHLHYVQGVAWDPLGHYVASLSSDRTCRIYMNKPQAKTKGLEKMNYVCQHVISKGGQQLGDENKTSKHSLFHDETLPSFFRRLAWSPDGSFLLAPAGSFKFSPTSESVNTAYIFPRKDLSRPALQLPGANKPVVAVRFCPIVFHLRDSKSDAYFKLPYRVVFAIATLNSVYIYDTQSVVPIALVAGLHYAAITDIAWSCDAKYLALSSQDGYCSLVEFASEEMGLPVSLSVDKKVTEESKNTKAQKLDGMVNTPTNNDFVSTENKADTEGNKLKQASQSSLNTPVPSKPVKRRITPMAIDP; encoded by the exons ATGAAGGGAGGAACTGTCCAGATTAATTGGCATGGCACTAAACCTGTTCTAACCCTAGATTTTCACCCCCAATCCGGGATTTTAGCCACTGGTGGTGCCGATTTCGATATCAAG CTTTGGTTGGTAAACTCAGGCGAAGCACAGAAGGAAGTACCCACAGCTTCCTACCAAAGCAGCCTTTCTTACCATGGCTCTTCTGTAAACATTCTACGTTTCGCTCCTTCTG GGGAATATCTTGCTTCCGGAGCTGATG GAGGAGAGCTAATCATATGGAAGTTACACACCACAGAAGTTGGTCAAACATGGAAAGTTTTGAAGACATTATT GTTCCACCGCAAGGATGTCTTGGATCTGCAGTGGTCTACTGATGGTGCATATCTTGTTTCCGGATCTGTTGATAATTCTTGCATCATTTGGGATGCTAACAAGG GTTCTGTCCATCAGATTTTGGATGGTCATCTACATTATGTTCAAGGCGTTGCATGGGACCCCTTAGGTCATTATGTTGCTTCACTTAGTTCAGATAGAACTTGTCGGATTTACATGAATAAGCCTCAGGCCAAAACAAAAGGCCTTGAGAAGATGAATTATGTCTGTCAGCATGTCATTTCAAAGGGTGGACAGCAACTGGGAGATGAGAATAAG ACATCCAAACATTCTCTGTTTCATGATGAGACGTTGCCATCTTTCTTTCGAAGATTGGCCTGGTCACCTGATGGATCTTTTCTACTTGCACCAGCAG GTTCGTTCAAATTCTCACCCACATCAGAGTCAGTAAATACTGCATATATTTTTCCAAGAAAAGATCTTTCAAG GCCTGCCTTACAACTGCCTGGTGCTAACAAACCTGTTGTAGCGGTACGCTTCTGTCCCATTGTTTTTCACCTGCGGGATTCTAAATCAG ATGCCTACTTCAAGCTCCCATATCGAGTTGTATTTGCAATAGCGACTTTGAATTCTGTATACATCTATGATACACAGAGTGTCGTTCCTATAGCACTGGTTGCTGGTCTTCACTATGCGGCCATAACAGACATTGCATg GTCATGTGATGCCAAGTATCTAGCGTTGTCGTCTCAAGATGGTTATTGTAGCCTCGTAGAGTTTGCAAGTGAAGAAATGGGTTTGCCGGTCTCCCTTTCAG TAGATAAGAAAGTCACGGAAGAAAGCAAGAACACCAAAGCTCAAAAGCTGGATGGCATGGTGAATACTCCAACTAACAATGATTTTGTGTCCACGGAAAACAAAGCAGACACAGAAggaaataaattaaaacaagcATCACAAAGCTCTCTTAATACTCCTGTCCCAAGTAAACCTGTTAAGAGGCGCATTACTCCCATGGCAATTGACCCTTAA
- the LOC122667160 gene encoding chromatin assembly factor 1 subunit FAS2 isoform X2, whose protein sequence is MKGGTVQINWHGTKPVLTLDFHPQSGILATGGADFDIKLWLVNSGEAQKEVPTASYQSSLSYHGSSVNILRFAPSGEYLASGADGGELIIWKLHTTEVGQTWKVLKTLLFHRKDVLDLQWSTDGAYLVSGSVDNSCIIWDANKGSVHQILDGHLHYVQGVAWDPLGHYVASLSSDRTCRIYMNKPQAKTKGLEKMNYVCQHVISKGGQQLGDENKTSKHSLFHDETLPSFFRRLAWSPDGSFLLAPAGSFKFSPTSESVNTAYIFPRKDLSRPALQLPGANKPVVAVRFCPIVFHLRDSKSDAYFKLPYRVVFAIATLNSVYIYDTQSVVPIALVAGLHYAAITDIAWSCDAKYLALSSQDGYCSLVEFASEEMGLPVSLSDKKVTEESKNTKAQKLDGMVNTPTNNDFVSTENKADTEGNKLKQASQSSLNTPVPSKPVKRRITPMAIDP, encoded by the exons ATGAAGGGAGGAACTGTCCAGATTAATTGGCATGGCACTAAACCTGTTCTAACCCTAGATTTTCACCCCCAATCCGGGATTTTAGCCACTGGTGGTGCCGATTTCGATATCAAG CTTTGGTTGGTAAACTCAGGCGAAGCACAGAAGGAAGTACCCACAGCTTCCTACCAAAGCAGCCTTTCTTACCATGGCTCTTCTGTAAACATTCTACGTTTCGCTCCTTCTG GGGAATATCTTGCTTCCGGAGCTGATG GAGGAGAGCTAATCATATGGAAGTTACACACCACAGAAGTTGGTCAAACATGGAAAGTTTTGAAGACATTATT GTTCCACCGCAAGGATGTCTTGGATCTGCAGTGGTCTACTGATGGTGCATATCTTGTTTCCGGATCTGTTGATAATTCTTGCATCATTTGGGATGCTAACAAGG GTTCTGTCCATCAGATTTTGGATGGTCATCTACATTATGTTCAAGGCGTTGCATGGGACCCCTTAGGTCATTATGTTGCTTCACTTAGTTCAGATAGAACTTGTCGGATTTACATGAATAAGCCTCAGGCCAAAACAAAAGGCCTTGAGAAGATGAATTATGTCTGTCAGCATGTCATTTCAAAGGGTGGACAGCAACTGGGAGATGAGAATAAG ACATCCAAACATTCTCTGTTTCATGATGAGACGTTGCCATCTTTCTTTCGAAGATTGGCCTGGTCACCTGATGGATCTTTTCTACTTGCACCAGCAG GTTCGTTCAAATTCTCACCCACATCAGAGTCAGTAAATACTGCATATATTTTTCCAAGAAAAGATCTTTCAAG GCCTGCCTTACAACTGCCTGGTGCTAACAAACCTGTTGTAGCGGTACGCTTCTGTCCCATTGTTTTTCACCTGCGGGATTCTAAATCAG ATGCCTACTTCAAGCTCCCATATCGAGTTGTATTTGCAATAGCGACTTTGAATTCTGTATACATCTATGATACACAGAGTGTCGTTCCTATAGCACTGGTTGCTGGTCTTCACTATGCGGCCATAACAGACATTGCATg GTCATGTGATGCCAAGTATCTAGCGTTGTCGTCTCAAGATGGTTATTGTAGCCTCGTAGAGTTTGCAAGTGAAGAAATGGGTTTGCCGGTCTCCCTTTCAG ATAAGAAAGTCACGGAAGAAAGCAAGAACACCAAAGCTCAAAAGCTGGATGGCATGGTGAATACTCCAACTAACAATGATTTTGTGTCCACGGAAAACAAAGCAGACACAGAAggaaataaattaaaacaagcATCACAAAGCTCTCTTAATACTCCTGTCCCAAGTAAACCTGTTAAGAGGCGCATTACTCCCATGGCAATTGACCCTTAA